In the Longimicrobium sp. genome, TACGCCAGGTTGGGGACGCCGCGGTGCGGAACCATCACCCCCTTGGGCGTTCCCGTGGAGCCCGAGGTGTAGATCACGTACGCCAGCTGGTCCGGCCGTGCGCCGCGATCCGGGTTCTCCGCGCGCTCCGCCGCGATCCGCTCCCCGTCCACGCTCACCACCACGACGCTGTCGCCGGCGGGGAGCGCCGCGCGCAGCGACTCCTGCGTCACCAGCACGGGCACGGCCGCGTCGGCCAGCACGAACGCCAGCCGCTCCGCGGGATAGGCGGGGTCCAGCGGGACGTACGCGCCGCCGGCCTTGAGCACGGCGAGCACGGAGACGACCATCTCCGGCCCCCGCTCCTGGCAGATCCCCACCCGCGTCTCCGGCCCGACGCCGAGCGCGGCGAGATGGTGCGCCAGCCGGTTGGCCCGCTCGTTCAACGAGCCGTAGCTGAGGGTCTCCCCTTCGTACTCGATCGCCACGGTGTCGGGCCTGCGCGCCGCCTGCGCCTCGAACAGCTCGTGGATGCAGCGGTCCGCCGGGTACTCGGCCTCCGTCCGGTTCCACTCTTCCACCAGCAGCAGGCGCTCGGCCTCTCCGAGCAGGTCCAGCCGCGAGAGCCGCACGTCGGCGTCGGCGGCCACCTGCTCCAGCACCCGCTCCAGGTGGCGCACCATGCGCTGGATGGTCGCCGGCTCGAACAGGTCGGTGCTGTAGTTCAGCCCTCCGTGCAGGCCCCGGGGACTCGCCGAAAGCGCCAGGTAGAGATCGTGCTTGGCGTCTTCGCGGGCCGCTCCGGCGCCGCCTACCTGAAGGCCCGGGAGAGCGCCTCCTCCGGCCCCGGCGTTCTGCAGCGTGAACATCACCTGGAAGAGCGGCGAGTGGCTCAAGGACCGCTCCGGCTGCAGCTCGGCCACCAGCTTGTCGAAGGGCACCTCCTGGTGCTCGTATGCCCCCAGCGTCACTTCCCGCACCCGCCGCAGGGTCTCGCGGAAGGAGGGGTCTCCCGAGAGGTCGGTGCGCAGCACCAGTGCGTTGATGAAGAAGCCGATCAGCCCCTCGACCTCGCTCCGCGTGCGTCCGGCGTTCGGGCTCCCCACCACCACGTCCTCGCTGCCGGCGTACTTCGAGAGGAGCACCTGGAAGGCGGACAGCAGCGTCATGTACAGCGTCGTTCCCTCGCTGCGCCCCAGCGCCTGCAGCCGCTCCAGCAGCTCCGGGGAGAGCTCCACCGGCACCGACGCGCCCCGGTACGTCAGCACCGCCGGGCGGGGGTGGTCCGTCGGCAGCTCCAGCAGCTCCGGCGCTCCCGCCAGGCGCTCCCGCCAGTACGCCAGCTGCCGGTCCAGCCCCTCGCCCTCCAGCTGCTCGCGCTGCCACACCGCGAAGTCGGCGTACTGCACCGCCAGTTCCGGCAGCGGCGACTCACGCCCCTCGCGGTACGCCGCGTACAGGGCGGTGAACTCGCGGAAGAACACCCCCATGCTCCACCCGTCGCTGACGATGTGGTGCATCGAGAGGAGCAGCACGTGGTGCTCGTCCCCCAGCCGCAGCAGGAGCGCCCGGAAGAGCGGTCCCGCCGCAAGGTCGAATGGCCGTACCGCCTCTTCCCCCGCCCGCCGCTCGACCGCCGCCTCGCGATCCGCGTCGCCCAGCCCCGACAGGTCCTCCACCGGCAGCGAAAACCCGCCGAACGGCGCGATCACCTGCACCGGCGAGCCGTTCACCTCTGCGAAGGTGGTCCGCAGCGCTTCGTGCCTGCGGACGATCTCACCCAGGGCGCGCTCCAGTGCCGCCCCGTCCAGCGCACCCCCCAGGCGCCATGCCCCGGGGATGTTGTAGAGGGCGCTTCCCGGCTCGAGCCGGTCGGTGAACCAGAGACGCTCCTGCGCAAAGGAGAGCGGCAGCGCTCCCGTGCGCTCCACCGGCACCACCGGCGGCAGCACCGGCAGCTCCGCGCGGCGCATCTCCTCCACCGCATTCGCCACCTCCGCCACCGTGGGCCCCTCGAAGAGCACCCGGACCGGCAGCTCCACCGCGAACAGCGCGCGGATCGACGAGATCACCAGCGCGGCCAGGATCGAATGCCCGCCCAGGTCGAAGAAGCTTTCCGTCACCCCGGCCCGCTCCAGCCCCAGCACCTCGGCCCAGATCCCCGCCAGCATCTCTTCCACGGGGGTGCGCGGCGCTACGTAGGTCTCCTCGCCCGACGCGAGCTCCGGCGCCGGCAGTGCCTTGCGGTCCAGCTTGCCGTTGGGCGTCAGCGGGAGCGCGTCCAGCGAGACGAAAGCCGCCGGCACCATGTACTCCGGGAGTTCCCGGAGCAGGTGCTCGCGCAGCTCATCCGCCCCGCCGCCACCGACCACGTACGCCACCAGCCGCTTCTCCCCGGGCACGTCCTCGCGGGCCACGACCACGCAGTCGGCGACGCCGGCATTGCGCCGCAGGACGGCCTCGATCTCCCCCGGCTCGATGCGGAAGCCCCGGATCTTGACCTGCTGGTCAACCCGCCCCAGGAACTCCAGCTCGCCCCGGACCGACCACCGCACCCGGTCCCCCGTGCGGTACAGCCGTGCACCGGTCTCGCCGCCGAAGGGATCCGGGACGAAGCGTTCCGCCGTCAGCCCCGGCCGGCCCAGGTAGCCGCGCGCCACGCCCACGCCCCCCACGTACAGCTCGCCCGGCACGCCGGCCGGCGCCGGCTGGCCGGCCGCGTCCAGCACGTACACCCGCACGTTCTCCAGCGGCCGGCCGATCGCCGGGGCGCGCCCGTCCGCCTGGCAGGAGGCGGATGTCGCGCAGACCGTCGTCTCCGTCGGTCCGTAGGCGTTCACGAAGGCGCGCCCGGCGCTCCACCGCTCCACCGTGGCGGCGTCCACCGCCTCGCCCGCGCTCACCACCGTGCGCAGCTCCGGCAGTTCGTCCGGCGGGAGAATGGCCAGCACCGGCGGCGGCAGGGTGGCCACGGTCACGCGTCCGCGCCGCAGCGTTTCCAGCAGCCCCGCACCGGGGAGAAGCGCCTCGCGCGAAGCCATCACCAGCGTGGCCCCGGCCAGCAGCGTGTCGAACA is a window encoding:
- a CDS encoding amino acid adenylation domain-containing protein — translated: RAENPDRGARPDQLAYVIYTSGSTGTPKGVMVPHRGVPNLAYAQARRFGIDGTSRVLQFASFSFDAAVAEVFDTLLAGATLVMASREALLPGAGLLETLRRGRVTVATLPPPVLAILPPDELPELRTVVSAGEAVDAATVERWSAGRAFVNAYGPTETTVCATSASCQADGRAPAIGRPLENVRVYVLDAAGQPAPAGVPGELYVGGVGVARGYLGRPGLTAERFVPDPFGGETGARLYRTGDRVRWSVRGELEFLGRVDQQVKIRGFRIEPGEIEAVLRRNAGVADCVVVAREDVPGEKRLVAYVVGGGGADELREHLLRELPEYMVPAAFVSLDALPLTPNGKLDRKALPAPELASGEETYVAPRTPVEEMLAGIWAEVLGLERAGVTESFFDLGGHSILAALVISSIRALFAVELPVRVLFEGPTVAEVANAVEEMRRAELPVLPPVVPVERTGALPLSFAQERLWFTDRLEPGSALYNIPGAWRLGGALDGAALERALGEIVRRHEALRTTFAEVNGSPVQVIAPFGGFSLPVEDLSGLGDADREAAVERRAGEEAVRPFDLAAGPLFRALLLRLGDEHHVLLLSMHHIVSDGWSMGVFFREFTALYAAYREGRESPLPELAVQYADFAVWQREQLEGEGLDRQLAYWRERLAGAPELLELPTDHPRPAVLTYRGASVPVELSPELLERLQALGRSEGTTLYMTLLSAFQVLLSKYAGSEDVVVGSPNAGRTRSEVEGLIGFFINALVLRTDLSGDPSFRETLRRVREVTLGAYEHQEVPFDKLVAELQPERSLSHSPLFQVMFTLQNAGAGGGALPGLQVGGAGAAREDAKHDLYLALSASPRGLHGGLNYSTDLFEPATIQRMVRHLERVLEQVAADADVRLSRLDLLGEAERLLLVEEWNRTEAEYPADRCIHELFEAQAARRPDTVAIEYEGETLSYGSLNERANRLAHHLAALGVGPETRVGICQERGPEMVVSVLAVLKAGGAYVPLDPAYPAERLAFVLADAAVPVLVTQESLRAALPAGDSVVVVSVDGERIAAERAENPDRGARPDQLAYVIYTSGSTGTPKGVMVPHRGVPNLA